A genomic segment from Necator americanus strain Aroian chromosome III, whole genome shotgun sequence encodes:
- a CDS encoding hypothetical protein (NECATOR_CHRIII.G10704.T3) yields MIKFVDARLPRPDFSRVTSTSVSATSASPADWYPLGVVLYTMLVGESPKDNPRTTISFPDSTSSPACRRRIASLLEPDEEIRVGYHDCVHSEWMALQPNWIFADQHFVYQRCLVLTLSTSDIYNLAKKKICGFEWQAEAMIDEQFLDIFLWCNHEVEGNLWRCNARVTIISLGVNGASDAIRKQVTTFHTSNRFMTSTILRNELSMGDILIRLELYDIFGYRDFVMFTIDFTKPSPLTDLNVGFQNSDVRVYVNTQYLSIHSAKFAHLFVRIKPGCAERLCPATENKSESDEAEVKHYSGEEIFGARTNDVDNMCFLLPIWFQFLLHRQKAREIMVALFPPFNASFTFYSNLDKSVGSELLQGKNSGKKNYWKSKRKENRRVLRCGVHGRLHASHERHRG; encoded by the exons ATGATTAAATTCGTTGACGCACGGCTACCGAGGCCAGATTTCTCCCG GGTAACTTCCACTTCGGTCTCTGCGACATCCGCCTCTCCAG CTGACTGGTACCCGCTAGGAGTTGTCTTGTATACTATGCTGGTCGGGGAATCGCCAAAG GACAATCCTCGAACAACGATCTCCTTTCCGGATTCCACTTCATCACCAGCCTGTCGACGGCGTATCGCCTCTCTTTTAGAACCG GATGAAGAAATCCGAGTAGGATATCATGACTGCGTTCATTCTGAGTGGATGGCACTTCAACCTAACTGGATTTTTGCAGACCAGCATTTCGTCTATCAAC GGTGTTTGGTTCTTACTCTTTCAACGTCGGATATCTACAATttggcaaagaagaaaatctgcgGTTTTGAATG gcAAGCTGAAGCTATGATAGACGAACAGTTTCTGGACATTTTCCTATGGTGTAATCATGAAGTTGAGGGGAACTTATGGCGATGTAACGCGAGGGTCACGATTATTTCTTTAGGCGTCAATGGTGCTTCGGATGCTATTCGCAAG CAAGTCACTACATTCCACACAAGTAATCGTTTCATGACGTCTACAATTCTTCGCAACGAGCTGAGCATGGGTGACATTTTAATTAGACTAGAACTATACGATATTTTTGGATATCG agatttTGTTATGTTTACTATTGATTTCACGAAACCGTCGCCCTTAACCGATCTTAACGTTGGGTTTCAAAATAGCGATGTAAGAGTTTATGTGAATACTCAG TATCTTTCAATCCACTCTGCAAAATTCGCTCACTTATTCGTGCGGATAAAACCTGGCTGTGCAGAGAGACTTTGTCCAGCTACTGAAAACAAATCTGA GAGTGACGAAGCAGAAGTGAAACACTACAGTGGTGAAGAGATTTTCGGAGCAAGAACAAATGACGTCGATAACATGTGTTTCCTCCTTCCGATTTGGtttcaatttttgcttcaCAGACAAAAAGCTCGTG AAATAATGGTCGCTTTGTTTCCTCCCTTCAACGCTTCATTTACTTTCTACTCTAATCTGGACAAATCGGTGGGCTCAGAACTACTTCAAGGaaagaattctggaaaaaaaaattactggaagAGTAAGAGGAAGGAGAATAGGAG GGTGCTCAGATGTGGAGTACACGGTCGGCTGCATGCATCTCATGAGCGTCATCGAGGATGA
- a CDS encoding hypothetical protein (NECATOR_CHRIII.G10704.T4) has translation MNIVEFNGQKRSDSVNIWRCLVLTLSTSDIYNLAKKKICGFEWQAEAMIDEQFLDIFLWCNHEVEGNLWRCNARVTIISLGVNGASDAIRKQVTTFHTSNRFMTSTILRNELSMGDILIRLELYDIFGYRDFVMFTIDFTKPSPLTDLNVGFQNSDVRVYVNTQYLSIHSAKFAHLFVRIKPGCAERLCPATENKSESDEAEVKHYSGEEIFGARTNDVDNMCFLLPIWFQFLLHRQKAREIMVALFPPFNASFTFYSNLDKSVGSELLQGKNSGKKNYWKSKRKENRRVLRCGVHGRLHASHERHRG, from the exons ATGAATATAGTGGAATTTAATGGCCAAAAACGCTCAGATTCTGTGAACATTTGGA GGTGTTTGGTTCTTACTCTTTCAACGTCGGATATCTACAATttggcaaagaagaaaatctgcgGTTTTGAATG gcAAGCTGAAGCTATGATAGACGAACAGTTTCTGGACATTTTCCTATGGTGTAATCATGAAGTTGAGGGGAACTTATGGCGATGTAACGCGAGGGTCACGATTATTTCTTTAGGCGTCAATGGTGCTTCGGATGCTATTCGCAAG CAAGTCACTACATTCCACACAAGTAATCGTTTCATGACGTCTACAATTCTTCGCAACGAGCTGAGCATGGGTGACATTTTAATTAGACTAGAACTATACGATATTTTTGGATATCG agatttTGTTATGTTTACTATTGATTTCACGAAACCGTCGCCCTTAACCGATCTTAACGTTGGGTTTCAAAATAGCGATGTAAGAGTTTATGTGAATACTCAG TATCTTTCAATCCACTCTGCAAAATTCGCTCACTTATTCGTGCGGATAAAACCTGGCTGTGCAGAGAGACTTTGTCCAGCTACTGAAAACAAATCTGA GAGTGACGAAGCAGAAGTGAAACACTACAGTGGTGAAGAGATTTTCGGAGCAAGAACAAATGACGTCGATAACATGTGTTTCCTCCTTCCGATTTGGtttcaatttttgcttcaCAGACAAAAAGCTCGTG AAATAATGGTCGCTTTGTTTCCTCCCTTCAACGCTTCATTTACTTTCTACTCTAATCTGGACAAATCGGTGGGCTCAGAACTACTTCAAGGaaagaattctggaaaaaaaaattactggaagAGTAAGAGGAAGGAGAATAGGAG GGTGCTCAGATGTGGAGTACACGGTCGGCTGCATGCATCTCATGAGCGTCATCGAGGATGA
- a CDS encoding hypothetical protein (NECATOR_CHRIII.G10704.T1): MGNLTWCLECIMYNTRQAEAMIDEQFLDIFLWCNHEVEGNLWRCNARVTIISLGVNGASDAIRKQVTTFHTSNRFMTSTILRNELSMGDILIRLELYDIFGYRDFVMFTIDFTKPSPLTDLNVGFQNSDVRVYVNTQYLSIHSAKFAHLFVRIKPGCAERLCPATENKSEFGTCSDYDVLSLLGLPAEIGEASVQQGYELDRNRCFYQQTSSATAYATAQGDNAAESSPATGLEGNVLILKASPHESEVVQISGGVFVYGIVDYGQHMLWKGERYLMTEEAQLSFNVFQSLEFATLFNMAALQSDCLSKLLTDNDVRQMLDGPSIECAHKQVRSVLLEALLRRTNGFMLLNKVVVS, encoded by the exons ATGGGTAACTTAACATGGTGCTTAGAATGTATAATGTATAATACGAG gcAAGCTGAAGCTATGATAGACGAACAGTTTCTGGACATTTTCCTATGGTGTAATCATGAAGTTGAGGGGAACTTATGGCGATGTAACGCGAGGGTCACGATTATTTCTTTAGGCGTCAATGGTGCTTCGGATGCTATTCGCAAG CAAGTCACTACATTCCACACAAGTAATCGTTTCATGACGTCTACAATTCTTCGCAACGAGCTGAGCATGGGTGACATTTTAATTAGACTAGAACTATACGATATTTTTGGATATCG agatttTGTTATGTTTACTATTGATTTCACGAAACCGTCGCCCTTAACCGATCTTAACGTTGGGTTTCAAAATAGCGATGTAAGAGTTTATGTGAATACTCAG TATCTTTCAATCCACTCTGCAAAATTCGCTCACTTATTCGTGCGGATAAAACCTGGCTGTGCAGAGAGACTTTGTCCAGCTACTGAAAACAAATCTGAGTTCGGAActtgtagcgattatgacgtaTTAA GTCTACTCGGATTGCCCGCAGAAATCGGTGAAGCTAGCGTACAACAAGGGTACGAactcgatcgcaaccgttgCTTCTACCAGCAGacttcgagtgcaaccgcatacgcaactgcacaag GAGATAATGCAGCAGAATCCTCACCAGCTACTGGTCTAGAAGGcaatgttttaattttaaaggcatcaccccacgaatctgaggtggtacagatttcaggtggagtattcgtatacggaatcgtagattatggacag CATATGCTATGGAAAGGTGAACGGTATCTGATGACTGAAGAAGCGCAGCTATCGTTTAATGTATTTCAGAGTCTTGAATTCGCAACACTTTTCAATATGGCTGCTCTTCAG TCAGATTGTCTTTCCAAACTACTGACAGATAATGATGTCCGCCAAATGTTAGATGGTCCCAGCATAGAATGTGCTCATAAACAAGTTAGATCAGTTTTACTAGAAGCATTGCTTCGGCGTACGAACGGATTCATGTTACTCAACAAAGTCGTGGTATCGTGA
- a CDS encoding hypothetical protein (NECATOR_CHRIII.G10704.T2) → MLVGESPKDNPRTTISFPDSTSSPACRRRIASLLEPDEEIRVGYHDCVHSEWMALQPNWIFADQHFVYQRIHSL, encoded by the exons ATGCTGGTCGGGGAATCGCCAAAG GACAATCCTCGAACAACGATCTCCTTTCCGGATTCCACTTCATCACCAGCCTGTCGACGGCGTATCGCCTCTCTTTTAGAACCG GATGAAGAAATCCGAGTAGGATATCATGACTGCGTTCATTCTGAGTGGATGGCACTTCAACCTAACTGGATTTTTGCAGACCAGCATTTCGTCTATCAACGTATTCATTCTCTttaa
- a CDS encoding hypothetical protein (NECATOR_CHRIII.G10705.T1), translated as MGDILIRLELYDIFGYRDFVMFTIDFTKPSPLTDLNVGFQNSDVRVYVNTQYLSIHSAKFAHLFVRIKPGCAERLCPTTENKSEFGTCSDYDVLSMQSDEAEVKHYSGEEIFGARTHDVDNMCFLLPIWFQFLLHRQKARANHEKKSRMELLVY; from the exons ATGGGTGACATTTTAATTAGACTAGAACTATACGATATTTTTGGATATCG agatttTGTTATGTTTACTATTGATTTCACGAAACCGTCGCCCTTAACCGATCTTAACGTTGGGTTTCAAAATAGCGATGTAAGAGTTTATGTGAATACTCAG TATCTTTCAATCCACTCTGCAAAATTCGCTCACTTATTCGTGCGGATAAAACCTGGCTGTGCAGAGAGACTTTGTCCAACTACTGAAAACAAATCTGAGTTCGGAActtgtagcgattatgacgtaTTAAGTATGCA GAGTGACGAAGCAGAAGTGAAACACTACAGTGGTGAAGAGATTTTCGGAGCAAGAACACATGACGTCGATAACATGTGTTTCCTCCTTCCGATTTGGtttcaatttttgcttcaCAGACAAAAAGCTCGTG CgaaccatgaaaaaaaaagtagaatggaACTTCTTGTGTACTGA
- a CDS encoding hypothetical protein (NECATOR_CHRIII.G10705.T2), with translation MGDILIRLELYDIFGYRDFVMFTIDFTKPSPLTDLNVGFQNSDVRVYVNTQYLSIHSAKFAHLFVRIKPGCAERLCPTTENKSEFGTCSDYDVLSMQSDEAEVKHYSGEEIFGARTHDVDNMCFLLPIWFQFLLHRQKARVGSKHSEAMCNCGSSCFRSRAGIRRRETLSRWYLC, from the exons ATGGGTGACATTTTAATTAGACTAGAACTATACGATATTTTTGGATATCG agatttTGTTATGTTTACTATTGATTTCACGAAACCGTCGCCCTTAACCGATCTTAACGTTGGGTTTCAAAATAGCGATGTAAGAGTTTATGTGAATACTCAG TATCTTTCAATCCACTCTGCAAAATTCGCTCACTTATTCGTGCGGATAAAACCTGGCTGTGCAGAGAGACTTTGTCCAACTACTGAAAACAAATCTGAGTTCGGAActtgtagcgattatgacgtaTTAAGTATGCA GAGTGACGAAGCAGAAGTGAAACACTACAGTGGTGAAGAGATTTTCGGAGCAAGAACACATGACGTCGATAACATGTGTTTCCTCCTTCCGATTTGGtttcaatttttgcttcaCAGACAAAAAGCTCGTG TTGGGTCGAAACATTCTGAAGCCATGTGCAACTGCGGAAGCAGCTGCTTTCGAAGCCGGGCGGGGATCCGCAGGCGGGAGACGTTATCGAGGTGGTACCTTTGTTAG
- a CDS encoding hypothetical protein (NECATOR_CHRIII.G10706.T2): protein MAKKTVITTEGFVVAGSACIYTMYFNPAKERRIGSKLEPGKILRKTHKSWEQLRRHDPDAEISEVVTEHLFVSNSSVLCGVSLEELEEIFFPFDANASFTVFPNKRSYSFVSFSSKEKAQAARENLHGTIPSQLKVSHQPFLISYVKQLPRNKSVGNLLYPEDLVLLEDYITEDEEKALLEIIFDSEKVKSLKHRTVVHYGYEFDYNKNMALKPTTPIPDGIHLLADRMFSDSLIAFIPDQVTVNVYEPGQGIPSHYDTHSAFEDPIICVSMCSDVVMEFKDGANSARIAPILLKRLSLCLIKGEARYRWKHGIVNRKYDINPVTSRVVPRRLRVSLTLRKTRQQPCQCKYKEFCDWDREGEMAVPSNDKSALLIESQYVNGVYENIASHFDETRFSSWSGVKKFMNSLAPYSVLYDVGCGNGKYLLPNDNLLKLGCDRSQMLCEIVQSKGCMVVHADALSLPFREAADAVLSIAVLHHIASLPRRQKMISEILRVLRPGGMACITVWSMDQSDSEYAKMRDKKDSIIDEVKNPSRLKVHDGKEFVQQDLLVPWSIDKTGEVFMRYYHVFGEGEMEQLLRSVGGCSINSIEKEQGNYIAIITKL, encoded by the exons ATGGCGAAAAAG ACTGTCATTACAACTGAGGGCTTTGTTGTTGCAGGATCCGCTTGTATATACACCATGT ACTTCAATCCTGCTAAAGAAAGGCGGATAGGGTCCAAGCTGGAACCTGGGAAAATTCTGAGGAAAACCCACAAGAGTTGGGAGCAGTTAAGACGGCACGATCCTGATGCTGAGATTTCAGAGGTGGTTACAGAG CATCTCTTCGTGAGCAACAGTAGTGTGCTTTGCGGTGTTTCTCTCGAGGAGCTggaagaaatcttttttccatttgatgCCAATGCTTCCTTTACTGTGTTCCCAAACAAACG TTCTTATTCGTTTGTTAGTTTctcatcaaaagaaaaagctcaAGCTGCACGAGAGAACCTTCATGGTACTATCCCGTCGCAACTTAAAGTATCACACCAACCATTTCTGATTTCCTATGTGAAACAGC TGCCCAGGAACAAATCTGTTGGCAACCTCCTGTACCCAGAGGACCTCGTTCTGTTAGAAGATTACATCACAGAGGATGAAGAAAAAGCACTTCTTGAGATAATCTTCGACAGTGAGAAAG tcaaATCTCTGAAACATCGAACTGTTGTACACTACGGCTATGAATTcgattataataaaaatatggcTTTAAAACCGACAACACCTATTCCTGATGGAATTCATCTGCTTGCTGATAGAATGTTCAGCGATTCACTCATCGCATTTATACCTGATCAG GTGACAGTGAATGTCTACGAACCAGGACAAGGGATTCCGTCGCATTATGATACTCATTCAGCGTTTGAAGATCCTATTATATGCGTGAG CATGTGCTCTGACGTAGTCATGGAATTCAAAGATGGTGCGAATTCGGCCCGAATAGCTCCCATTTTATTGAAAAGACTGTCGCTATGTTTAATAAAAGGGGAGGCACGTTATCGCTGGAAACATGG AATCGTGAACCGAAAATACGACATCAACCCAGTAACTAGTCGCGTAGTGCCTCGTCGACTTCGCGTTTCATTAACTTTGCGCAAAACTCGTCAGCAGCCATGTCAGTGTAAGTACAAGGAGTTCTGTGATTGGGATAGAGAAG GAGAGATGGCTGTTCCCTCTAACGACAAATCAGCTTTGCTGATCGAGAGCCAATACGTTAATGGAGTATATGAAAATATTGCGTCTCATTTCGATGAGACAAGATTCTCCAGTTGGTCAGGTGTGAAGAA GTTCATGAATTCTCTAGCTCCGTattctgttttgtacgatgttGGGTGTGGCAACGGGAAATATCTACTCCCTAACGATAACTTGCTCAAA ttAGGATGCGACAGGAGTCAAATGTTATGCGAAATAGTTCAAAGTAAA GGTTGTATGGTGGTACACGCTGATGCGTTATCCTTACCTTTTCGAGAAGCTGCAGATGCTGTATTATCCATAGCTGTATTGCATCATATTGCATCACTGCCGCGACGTCAAAAGATGATAAGCGAAATCCTTAGG GTTCTCAGACCTGGTGGCATGGCATGCATCACTGTGTGGTCTATGGATCAAAGTGACTCGGAATATGCGAAGATGAGAGACAAGAAA gACTCTATTATCGATGAAGTCAAAAACCCAAGCCGTCTAAAAGTTCATGATGGGAAAGAATTCGTACAACAGGATCTCCTTGTTCCATGGAGCATCGATAAAACAGGAGAAGTTTTCATGAG ATACTATCATGTGTTTGGAGAAGGAGAGATGGAACAGCTCCTCCGATCTGTTGGTGGCTGTAGCATAAACAGCATTGAAAAAGAACAGGGTAACTACATAGCTATAATCACAAAACTATGA
- a CDS encoding hypothetical protein (NECATOR_CHRIII.G10707.T1), with protein sequence MEMITERFYSNVFFRLAALSSPFISAVEALPRILPSEVRVAIKSMKPGAVRGFDINRLPRGGGHPFHVTLAASMTSYRRLRQLFFTNKKGDREQHHHAHI encoded by the coding sequence ATGGAAATGATCACGGAGAGGTTCTATTCGAACGTCTTTTTCCGATTGGCAGCCCTGTCAAGTCCCTTCATCTCCGCTGTTGAAGCCCTACCACGTATTCTTCCTTCGGAAGtgcgagtcgctatcaagagcatgaaacctggcgcAGTCCGCGGGTTTGATATCAACAGACTTCCCCGAGGTGGTGGCCATCCTTTTCATGTAACTTTAGCGGCATCTATGACGTCGTACAGAAGACTTCGCCAGCTGTTCTTTACcaataagaaaggtgaccgagaacAGCATCATCATGCGCATATCTAG
- a CDS encoding hypothetical protein (NECATOR_CHRIII.G10706.T1) yields MNDLKKGLDGKMRAASERTVITTEGFVVAGSACIYTMYFNPAKERRIGSKLEPGKILRKTHKSWEQLRRHDPDAEISEVVTEHLFVSNSSVLCGVSLEELEEIFFPFDANASFTVFPNKRSYSFVSFSSKEKAQAARENLHGTIPSQLKVSHQPFLISYVKQLPRNKSVGNLLYPEDLVLLEDYITEDEEKALLEIIFDSEKVKSLKHRTVVHYGYEFDYNKNMALKPTTPIPDGIHLLADRMFSDSLIAFIPDQVTVNVYEPGQGIPSHYDTHSAFEDPIICVSMCSDVVMEFKDGANSARIAPILLKRLSLCLIKGEARYRWKHGIVNRKYDINPVTSRVVPRRLRVSLTLRKTRQQPCQCKYKEFCDWDREGEMAVPSNDKSALLIESQYVNGVYENIASHFDETRFSSWSGVKKFMNSLAPYSVLYDVGCGNGKYLLPNDNLLKLGCDRSQMLCEIVQSKGCMVVHADALSLPFREAADAVLSIAVLHHIASLPRRQKMISEILRVLRPGGMACITVWSMDQSDSEYAKMRDKKDSIIDEVKNPSRLKVHDGKEFVQQDLLVPWSIDKTGEVFMRYYHVFGEGEMEQLLRSVGGCSINSIEKEQGNYIAIITKL; encoded by the exons ATGAACGACTTGAAGAAAGGACTCGATGGAAAGATGAGAGCAGCATCAGAGAGG ACTGTCATTACAACTGAGGGCTTTGTTGTTGCAGGATCCGCTTGTATATACACCATGT ACTTCAATCCTGCTAAAGAAAGGCGGATAGGGTCCAAGCTGGAACCTGGGAAAATTCTGAGGAAAACCCACAAGAGTTGGGAGCAGTTAAGACGGCACGATCCTGATGCTGAGATTTCAGAGGTGGTTACAGAG CATCTCTTCGTGAGCAACAGTAGTGTGCTTTGCGGTGTTTCTCTCGAGGAGCTggaagaaatcttttttccatttgatgCCAATGCTTCCTTTACTGTGTTCCCAAACAAACG TTCTTATTCGTTTGTTAGTTTctcatcaaaagaaaaagctcaAGCTGCACGAGAGAACCTTCATGGTACTATCCCGTCGCAACTTAAAGTATCACACCAACCATTTCTGATTTCCTATGTGAAACAGC TGCCCAGGAACAAATCTGTTGGCAACCTCCTGTACCCAGAGGACCTCGTTCTGTTAGAAGATTACATCACAGAGGATGAAGAAAAAGCACTTCTTGAGATAATCTTCGACAGTGAGAAAG tcaaATCTCTGAAACATCGAACTGTTGTACACTACGGCTATGAATTcgattataataaaaatatggcTTTAAAACCGACAACACCTATTCCTGATGGAATTCATCTGCTTGCTGATAGAATGTTCAGCGATTCACTCATCGCATTTATACCTGATCAG GTGACAGTGAATGTCTACGAACCAGGACAAGGGATTCCGTCGCATTATGATACTCATTCAGCGTTTGAAGATCCTATTATATGCGTGAG CATGTGCTCTGACGTAGTCATGGAATTCAAAGATGGTGCGAATTCGGCCCGAATAGCTCCCATTTTATTGAAAAGACTGTCGCTATGTTTAATAAAAGGGGAGGCACGTTATCGCTGGAAACATGG AATCGTGAACCGAAAATACGACATCAACCCAGTAACTAGTCGCGTAGTGCCTCGTCGACTTCGCGTTTCATTAACTTTGCGCAAAACTCGTCAGCAGCCATGTCAGTGTAAGTACAAGGAGTTCTGTGATTGGGATAGAGAAG GAGAGATGGCTGTTCCCTCTAACGACAAATCAGCTTTGCTGATCGAGAGCCAATACGTTAATGGAGTATATGAAAATATTGCGTCTCATTTCGATGAGACAAGATTCTCCAGTTGGTCAGGTGTGAAGAA GTTCATGAATTCTCTAGCTCCGTattctgttttgtacgatgttGGGTGTGGCAACGGGAAATATCTACTCCCTAACGATAACTTGCTCAAA ttAGGATGCGACAGGAGTCAAATGTTATGCGAAATAGTTCAAAGTAAA GGTTGTATGGTGGTACACGCTGATGCGTTATCCTTACCTTTTCGAGAAGCTGCAGATGCTGTATTATCCATAGCTGTATTGCATCATATTGCATCACTGCCGCGACGTCAAAAGATGATAAGCGAAATCCTTAGG GTTCTCAGACCTGGTGGCATGGCATGCATCACTGTGTGGTCTATGGATCAAAGTGACTCGGAATATGCGAAGATGAGAGACAAGAAA gACTCTATTATCGATGAAGTCAAAAACCCAAGCCGTCTAAAAGTTCATGATGGGAAAGAATTCGTACAACAGGATCTCCTTGTTCCATGGAGCATCGATAAAACAGGAGAAGTTTTCATGAG ATACTATCATGTGTTTGGAGAAGGAGAGATGGAACAGCTCCTCCGATCTGTTGGTGGCTGTAGCATAAACAGCATTGAAAAAGAACAGGGTAACTACATAGCTATAATCACAAAACTATGA
- a CDS encoding hypothetical protein (NECATOR_CHRIII.G10706.T3) has translation MSLSYSFGRSGLPPPPADFYGQVSQKPNRKRRRLKCTMYLLELSFYPTVITTEGFVVAGSACIYTMYFNPAKERRIGSKLEPGKILRKTHKSWEQLRRHDPDAEISEVVTEHLFVSNSSVLCGVSLEELEEIFFPFDANASFTVFPNKRSYSFVSFSSKEKAQAARENLHGTIPSQLKVSHQPFLISYVKQLPRNKSVGNLLYPEDLVLLEDYITEDEEKALLEIIFDSEKVKSLKHRTVVHYGYEFDYNKNMALKPTTPIPDGIHLLADRMFSDSLIAFIPDQVTVNVYEPGQGIPSHYDTHSAFEDPIICVSMCSDVVMEFKDGANSARIAPILLKRLSLCLIKGEARYRWKHGIVNRKYDINPVTSRVVPRRLRVSLTLRKTRQQPCQCKYKEFCDWDREGEMAVPSNDKSALLIESQYVNGVYENIASHFDETRFSSWSGVKKFMNSLAPYSVLYDVGCGNGKYLLPNDNLLKLGCDRSQMLCEIVQSKGCMVVHADALSLPFREAADAVLSIAVLHHIASLPRRQKMISEILRVLRPGGMACITVWSMDQSDSEYAKMRDKKDSIIDEVKNPSRLKVHDGKEFVQQDLLVPWSIDKTGEVFMRYYHVFGEGEMEQLLRSVGGCSINSIEKEQGNYIAIITKL, from the exons ATGTCTCTCAGCTACTCCTTCGGTAGGAGCGGCCTTCCTCCACCACCCGCAGACTTCTACGGGCAGGTCTCACAGAAACCCAATAGAAAGAGACGTCGACTAAAATGCACAATGT ATTTGTTGGAACTTTCATTTTACCCG ACTGTCATTACAACTGAGGGCTTTGTTGTTGCAGGATCCGCTTGTATATACACCATGT ACTTCAATCCTGCTAAAGAAAGGCGGATAGGGTCCAAGCTGGAACCTGGGAAAATTCTGAGGAAAACCCACAAGAGTTGGGAGCAGTTAAGACGGCACGATCCTGATGCTGAGATTTCAGAGGTGGTTACAGAG CATCTCTTCGTGAGCAACAGTAGTGTGCTTTGCGGTGTTTCTCTCGAGGAGCTggaagaaatcttttttccatttgatgCCAATGCTTCCTTTACTGTGTTCCCAAACAAACG TTCTTATTCGTTTGTTAGTTTctcatcaaaagaaaaagctcaAGCTGCACGAGAGAACCTTCATGGTACTATCCCGTCGCAACTTAAAGTATCACACCAACCATTTCTGATTTCCTATGTGAAACAGC TGCCCAGGAACAAATCTGTTGGCAACCTCCTGTACCCAGAGGACCTCGTTCTGTTAGAAGATTACATCACAGAGGATGAAGAAAAAGCACTTCTTGAGATAATCTTCGACAGTGAGAAAG tcaaATCTCTGAAACATCGAACTGTTGTACACTACGGCTATGAATTcgattataataaaaatatggcTTTAAAACCGACAACACCTATTCCTGATGGAATTCATCTGCTTGCTGATAGAATGTTCAGCGATTCACTCATCGCATTTATACCTGATCAG GTGACAGTGAATGTCTACGAACCAGGACAAGGGATTCCGTCGCATTATGATACTCATTCAGCGTTTGAAGATCCTATTATATGCGTGAG CATGTGCTCTGACGTAGTCATGGAATTCAAAGATGGTGCGAATTCGGCCCGAATAGCTCCCATTTTATTGAAAAGACTGTCGCTATGTTTAATAAAAGGGGAGGCACGTTATCGCTGGAAACATGG AATCGTGAACCGAAAATACGACATCAACCCAGTAACTAGTCGCGTAGTGCCTCGTCGACTTCGCGTTTCATTAACTTTGCGCAAAACTCGTCAGCAGCCATGTCAGTGTAAGTACAAGGAGTTCTGTGATTGGGATAGAGAAG GAGAGATGGCTGTTCCCTCTAACGACAAATCAGCTTTGCTGATCGAGAGCCAATACGTTAATGGAGTATATGAAAATATTGCGTCTCATTTCGATGAGACAAGATTCTCCAGTTGGTCAGGTGTGAAGAA GTTCATGAATTCTCTAGCTCCGTattctgttttgtacgatgttGGGTGTGGCAACGGGAAATATCTACTCCCTAACGATAACTTGCTCAAA ttAGGATGCGACAGGAGTCAAATGTTATGCGAAATAGTTCAAAGTAAA GGTTGTATGGTGGTACACGCTGATGCGTTATCCTTACCTTTTCGAGAAGCTGCAGATGCTGTATTATCCATAGCTGTATTGCATCATATTGCATCACTGCCGCGACGTCAAAAGATGATAAGCGAAATCCTTAGG GTTCTCAGACCTGGTGGCATGGCATGCATCACTGTGTGGTCTATGGATCAAAGTGACTCGGAATATGCGAAGATGAGAGACAAGAAA gACTCTATTATCGATGAAGTCAAAAACCCAAGCCGTCTAAAAGTTCATGATGGGAAAGAATTCGTACAACAGGATCTCCTTGTTCCATGGAGCATCGATAAAACAGGAGAAGTTTTCATGAG ATACTATCATGTGTTTGGAGAAGGAGAGATGGAACAGCTCCTCCGATCTGTTGGTGGCTGTAGCATAAACAGCATTGAAAAAGAACAGGGTAACTACATAGCTATAATCACAAAACTATGA